The following is a genomic window from Sphingobacterium spiritivorum.
AAGTAATCATTACAGGTGCAACAGGAATGGTAGGCGAAGGCGTACTCTTGGAATGTCTTAATAACACCGCCGTGGTGGGAGTATTGATAATTGGAAGGAAAAACTATCCATTATCACATCCAAAACTAAAAGAACTGATTTTAAAAGATTTTTCAGAAATAGAAGACCATGCAGATCTGTTGACCGGTTACGACGGTTGCTTTTTCTGTGCAGGAGTAAGCTCAGTAGGGGAAAACGAAGAAAGCTTTACTAAAAAGACTTACGATTTTGTTATTCCGTTTGCCAGAACACTTTCTGCCATCAACCCGGAAATGATTTTTATCTATGTATCCGGAAACCGGACCGACAGTACAGAACAGGGAAAGGTAATGTGGGCAAGAGTAAAGGGAAGAACCGAAAATGAACTGATGAAACTACCCTTTAAAGGTCAGTACAATTTCCGTCCGGCTATAATGAAAGCGACAAAGGGACAGGTCAACGTAAAAACAATATACAAAATAATGGGGCCGCTGATTGCTCCGTTTATCTCAGCAAAGACTTTGAAACTCGCAGATGTTGGCCGGGCCATGATCCATGCTGTATCTAAAGG
Proteins encoded in this region:
- a CDS encoding NAD-dependent epimerase/dehydratase family protein; amino-acid sequence: MKVIITGATGMVGEGVLLECLNNTAVVGVLIIGRKNYPLSHPKLKELILKDFSEIEDHADLLTGYDGCFFCAGVSSVGENEESFTKKTYDFVIPFARTLSAINPEMIFIYVSGNRTDSTEQGKVMWARVKGRTENELMKLPFKGQYNFRPAIMKATKGQVNVKTIYKIMGPLIAPFISAKTLKLADVGRAMIHAVSKGYPKQILEVDDIIQLAK